A region of Paenibacillus sp. JNUCC-31 DNA encodes the following proteins:
- the nikA gene encoding nickel ABC transporter substrate-binding protein, whose translation MSVQHRKSSALTLATMLLLLFVIVGCSNTGSGDESSSAASNQTSTKSITMSWPRDIGTMNPHTYNPSQLFAQSMLYEPLISYQKDGKLEPALAESWTISDDGKVYTFKLRQGVKFSDGTPFNAEIVKKNFDAVMKNKDTHSWLGIVGVLDKTEVVDDQTFRLTLTEPYYPVLQDLSVVRPFRFLGEAGFPDDGDTSQGIKEPVGTGPWMLADYKQDEYAVFKRNPNYWGTAPKVDQITVKIIPDGETRVLAFEKGDLDLIYGEGMISLDAFQELRDNDKYVTQLSDPVGTRSLLLNSSNPKLSDVRVRMALQQGFNKKAMVEGVTSGLEEPADTVLSKNYPYTNVDLEPITYDVEKSKALLDEAGWKLPAGGTVREKDGQQLDFEMIFDKTDPIQKAMAETIQAEWSELGVKVNLTGLELTVQIKRLKANDFDLYFWYNYGAPYDPHSFINVVASPGFGISETLSALPMKKELDDQVHAALSSTDETKRQELYGSILKTLQEQSAIVPISYIKKTAVYQKKISNFIFPANRDENPFVGIELSNQ comes from the coding sequence ATGTCTGTACAACATCGCAAATCTTCGGCCCTTACGCTGGCAACTATGCTCTTGTTGCTATTCGTTATTGTGGGTTGCAGCAATACAGGAAGTGGAGATGAATCCTCATCTGCTGCTTCGAATCAAACATCTACGAAGTCGATTACGATGTCATGGCCACGTGATATCGGTACAATGAATCCGCATACGTACAATCCTTCGCAATTATTTGCCCAATCCATGCTCTATGAACCACTGATCAGTTACCAGAAGGACGGAAAACTGGAACCTGCGCTGGCAGAATCATGGACCATCTCCGATGACGGCAAAGTATATACATTCAAGCTTCGCCAAGGTGTGAAATTCTCAGATGGTACGCCCTTTAATGCTGAAATTGTGAAAAAGAATTTTGATGCTGTAATGAAAAATAAAGATACACATAGCTGGCTGGGCATTGTAGGCGTGCTCGACAAGACGGAGGTTGTGGACGACCAGACTTTCCGATTGACACTCACAGAGCCGTATTATCCGGTTCTTCAGGACTTGTCTGTGGTCCGTCCGTTCCGCTTCCTGGGTGAAGCCGGATTCCCGGATGACGGAGATACTTCCCAAGGCATCAAAGAGCCAGTTGGAACAGGCCCGTGGATGCTGGCGGATTACAAGCAGGACGAATATGCTGTTTTCAAACGCAACCCGAATTATTGGGGAACAGCACCAAAGGTAGATCAGATTACGGTCAAAATCATTCCTGACGGTGAAACCCGTGTTCTTGCTTTTGAAAAAGGCGATCTCGACCTGATCTATGGTGAAGGTATGATCAGTCTGGATGCGTTCCAAGAGCTGCGTGACAATGATAAATATGTGACCCAATTGTCTGATCCGGTGGGTACTCGCAGCTTGCTGCTGAACTCTTCCAATCCAAAGCTGTCCGATGTCAGAGTACGGATGGCGCTTCAGCAAGGGTTTAACAAAAAGGCGATGGTGGAAGGCGTGACTTCCGGATTGGAAGAACCGGCCGATACCGTATTGTCCAAAAACTATCCGTACACCAATGTAGACTTGGAACCGATCACGTATGACGTGGAGAAATCCAAAGCTTTACTGGATGAAGCGGGCTGGAAGCTTCCGGCCGGTGGTACGGTTCGTGAAAAAGACGGTCAGCAGCTTGATTTTGAGATGATTTTTGACAAAACGGACCCGATTCAGAAAGCGATGGCTGAGACCATTCAGGCAGAATGGAGCGAGCTTGGGGTTAAAGTAAACCTCACTGGGCTGGAACTGACGGTTCAGATCAAACGTTTGAAAGCCAATGATTTCGACCTGTATTTCTGGTACAACTATGGTGCTCCGTATGATCCACATTCCTTCATTAACGTTGTAGCGAGCCCTGGATTCGGGATTTCCGAGACCTTGAGTGCGTTGCCGATGAAAAAGGAACTGGACGATCAGGTTCATGCAGCACTGTCATCCACAGACGAGACGAAACGCCAGGAGTTATATGGCTCTATCCTGAAAACACTTCAGGAGCAATCGGCGATCGTACCAATCTCTTATATTAAGAAAACAGCTGTATATCAGAAGAAAATCTCCAACTTTATTTTCCCGGCGAACCGTGATGAAAATCCGTTTGTGGGAATTGAATTGAGCAATCAATAA
- a CDS encoding acetylxylan esterase: protein MGDMPLEQLKEYNGSSPKPDDFDAYWSRALAELDAQSLEYELVPAAFTSPLAECFHLYFTGVGGARVHGKLVRPKASKADAKGPAMAMFHGYSGDSGDWFDKIAYAAHGITVLAMDCRGQGGPSEDNLQVQGTTIRGHIIRGIDDPNPDKLYFRNVFLDTVQTVRILMSMPHVDPERVGVYGCSQGGALATACASLEPRVKLAVPVYPFLSDYRHAWELGASTSAYEELVYYFRLFDPNHERENAIFNKLGYIDISNLADRIQAKVMFVTGLADTICPPSTQFATYNRINSEKELVVYHEYGHEYIPGLSDRTLQAFLDL, encoded by the coding sequence ATGGGCGATATGCCTTTGGAACAGTTAAAAGAATACAACGGAAGCAGTCCGAAACCGGATGATTTCGATGCTTATTGGAGCCGTGCGCTCGCGGAACTTGATGCACAATCGCTCGAATATGAATTAGTACCCGCGGCCTTCACATCGCCGCTCGCCGAGTGCTTCCACCTCTACTTCACAGGGGTAGGCGGTGCCCGCGTACATGGCAAGCTGGTTCGGCCCAAAGCAAGTAAGGCCGATGCGAAGGGTCCAGCCATGGCGATGTTTCATGGATATTCCGGTGATAGCGGCGACTGGTTTGACAAGATTGCCTATGCAGCCCATGGTATTACGGTACTGGCTATGGATTGCCGCGGGCAGGGTGGCCCCTCTGAAGATAATCTGCAAGTCCAGGGCACGACGATTCGCGGGCATATTATTCGGGGTATCGATGATCCCAACCCTGACAAGCTTTATTTCCGCAACGTCTTCCTCGATACGGTGCAGACGGTACGCATCCTGATGTCCATGCCACACGTGGATCCAGAGCGGGTGGGCGTATATGGCTGTTCACAGGGTGGGGCATTAGCCACGGCGTGTGCTTCACTTGAACCGCGCGTGAAGTTGGCGGTGCCGGTATATCCTTTTTTATCAGATTACAGACATGCCTGGGAATTAGGGGCCTCAACCTCTGCCTATGAGGAACTGGTGTATTACTTCCGGTTATTTGATCCGAATCATGAGCGGGAGAATGCCATCTTCAACAAGCTGGGATACATCGATATCTCCAATCTGGCTGACCGGATTCAGGCCAAGGTTATGTTTGTTACCGGGCTTGCGGACACAATCTGCCCGCCATCCACCCAGTTTGCAACGTACAACCGGATTAATTCGGAAAAAGAGTTGGTGGTCTATCACGAGTACGGACATGAGTACATTCCGGGTTTATCTGATCGAACGTTACAGGCGTTTTTGGACCTTTAG
- a CDS encoding glycoside hydrolase family 113, whose translation MEYIKGFTFGWMSRRGDFRKPEAKESLRLMAERTGSSHVIFALAAQQDHPQAVEVKYQGKHMVEDDELVDMMRYARTLGLRVILKPTVNCTDGTWRAHINFFDIDVPCEPKWKDWFRSYTAYQKHYAEIAEREKCEMFIAGCEMVQSERRDQEWREVITAVREVYSGLVSYNTDKYQEGHVKWWDAVDVISSSGYYPIGDWEAQLDRIEQEIAPYGKPFFFAEAGCPSRSGSAQVPNDWGLEGEVSAEEQERFYEAMFRHASQREWVRGFGLWDWSAHLYQDSDALTDDGYGVYGKPAEKVIRRFYEGVAVKA comes from the coding sequence ATGGAGTACATCAAGGGATTTACATTTGGCTGGATGAGCCGAAGGGGAGACTTCCGCAAGCCGGAAGCAAAAGAATCTTTGCGCCTGATGGCTGAACGCACAGGCAGTTCGCATGTCATTTTTGCACTGGCGGCACAACAGGATCATCCGCAGGCTGTAGAGGTCAAGTATCAGGGTAAACATATGGTGGAAGACGATGAATTGGTAGACATGATGCGTTATGCCCGCACGCTCGGGTTGCGTGTCATTTTGAAACCAACCGTCAACTGCACCGATGGCACATGGCGTGCACACATTAACTTTTTTGATATCGATGTACCGTGTGAACCGAAATGGAAGGACTGGTTCCGCAGTTATACGGCGTATCAGAAGCACTATGCAGAGATTGCAGAGCGCGAAAAATGCGAGATGTTCATCGCAGGCTGTGAGATGGTGCAGTCCGAACGTCGGGATCAGGAGTGGCGCGAGGTTATCACTGCTGTTCGTGAAGTGTACTCCGGACTCGTATCGTATAACACCGACAAGTATCAGGAAGGCCATGTGAAATGGTGGGATGCCGTGGACGTCATCTCGTCGAGCGGATACTATCCCATCGGCGATTGGGAAGCGCAGCTGGATCGCATTGAGCAAGAGATCGCGCCATACGGCAAACCTTTTTTCTTTGCAGAAGCGGGCTGTCCGAGCCGCAGCGGTTCCGCACAGGTGCCAAACGATTGGGGACTTGAAGGTGAAGTTAGCGCGGAGGAACAGGAGCGGTTCTATGAGGCCATGTTTCGGCATGCCAGCCAGCGTGAATGGGTACGGGGCTTTGGTCTGTGGGACTGGAGCGCGCACCTGTACCAGGATAGCGATGCTCTGACCGATGACGGTTACGGGGTTTACGGCAAACCAGCAGAGAAGGTCATCCGCCGGTTCTATGAAGGAGTTGCCGTGAAGGCTTAA
- a CDS encoding glycoside hydrolase family 130 protein, protein MTVAETKNVHIVGDALPNMPWEDKPEGLDAPVWRHSANPVVPRNPVKGVARIFNSAVVPYEGKFIGVFRAETINGRPHLHMGSSEDGLSWTIEEERIAFVDEKGDPFMPNYAYDPRLVKVEDTYYIIWCTDFYGAALGLAKTDDFKTFVRLENPMLPFNRNGVLFPRKINDNYVMLSRPSDSGHTPFGDIFLSESPDLVYWGKHRHVMSKGGQGWWQSVKIGGGPAPIETSEGWLMFYHGVTGTCNGFVYSMGAVILDLDEPSKVKYRSSNFVLTPEKWYEEQGFVDNVIFPCATLHDAETGRIAIYYGAADTYVGVAYTTAEEIVNYVIQTDEVIAGDREEGKL, encoded by the coding sequence ATGACAGTTGCTGAAACGAAAAACGTACACATTGTTGGGGATGCTTTGCCAAACATGCCTTGGGAGGACAAACCGGAGGGCTTGGATGCACCGGTATGGAGACATTCGGCGAATCCGGTCGTTCCGCGTAACCCGGTGAAGGGCGTTGCCCGCATTTTCAACAGTGCCGTTGTTCCATATGAAGGGAAATTCATTGGTGTATTTCGCGCCGAAACGATTAATGGCCGCCCGCATCTGCATATGGGTTCCAGTGAAGATGGACTTTCATGGACAATTGAAGAGGAACGCATTGCCTTTGTGGATGAGAAAGGCGATCCCTTCATGCCGAACTATGCGTACGACCCGCGTCTGGTCAAAGTGGAGGACACCTATTACATCATCTGGTGTACGGATTTCTATGGCGCTGCCCTCGGCCTGGCCAAAACGGATGATTTCAAAACGTTTGTACGTCTGGAAAATCCAATGCTGCCGTTCAACCGCAATGGCGTATTGTTCCCGCGCAAAATCAATGACAACTATGTGATGTTGTCGAGACCAAGCGACAGTGGACATACACCGTTCGGGGACATCTTCCTGAGTGAAAGTCCAGACCTTGTATATTGGGGCAAACATCGTCATGTCATGAGCAAAGGCGGCCAAGGTTGGTGGCAATCGGTCAAAATTGGCGGCGGTCCTGCTCCGATTGAAACGTCCGAAGGATGGCTGATGTTCTACCACGGCGTAACGGGTACGTGCAACGGTTTTGTATACAGCATGGGTGCGGTCATTCTGGATCTGGATGAGCCATCGAAAGTGAAATATCGTTCCTCCAACTTTGTACTGACACCGGAAAAATGGTACGAGGAGCAAGGCTTTGTGGACAATGTTATCTTCCCGTGCGCCACATTGCATGATGCGGAGACAGGACGAATCGCCATCTATTATGGCGCAGCCGACACCTACGTGGGAGTGGCTTATACCACCGCTGAGGAGATCGTGAACTATGTGATCCAGACCGACGAAGTCATTGCCGGAGACCGTGAGGAAGGCAAGTTGTGA
- a CDS encoding carbohydrate ABC transporter permease: protein MNVHQLKYTLASIFKYASLILAAFIALVPIVVVLFASLKTNAEYATSSPLAPPANWLNFANYTKAFVDGNMLVGFKNTIIILIISIVGATLTGSMIAYVLDRFKFKGKKIMVAAFLLATLIPSVTTQVATFQIINALDLFNTRWAAIVMYLGTDIIAVYIFLQFLGSISSALDESAMLDGASYFTIYWRIILPLLKPAIVTVIIVKGVNIYNDFYTPFLYMPKTDLQVISTALFKFKGPFGSQWEVISAGIMIAIIPTMIVFLLLQKYIYNGFAQGSVK, encoded by the coding sequence ATGAACGTGCACCAACTCAAATACACCCTTGCGAGCATATTCAAATATGCTTCACTCATTCTTGCAGCGTTCATTGCGCTTGTACCCATCGTTGTGGTGCTGTTTGCATCGCTCAAAACCAATGCTGAATACGCGACCAGCAGTCCGCTTGCGCCACCAGCCAACTGGCTGAACTTTGCGAACTATACCAAGGCTTTTGTGGATGGAAACATGCTGGTCGGTTTCAAAAATACGATTATTATTCTGATCATCTCCATTGTGGGCGCCACGTTAACAGGCTCCATGATCGCGTATGTTCTGGATCGATTCAAATTCAAAGGCAAGAAGATCATGGTCGCAGCATTCCTGCTGGCTACCCTGATCCCAAGCGTAACGACACAAGTCGCCACCTTCCAGATCATCAATGCCCTCGACCTGTTCAATACACGCTGGGCAGCCATCGTGATGTATCTGGGTACAGATATCATTGCGGTATACATTTTCCTGCAATTCCTGGGCTCCATCTCCAGCGCGCTTGATGAATCCGCCATGCTGGACGGCGCATCGTATTTCACCATCTACTGGCGAATCATTCTGCCCCTGCTGAAACCGGCGATTGTTACGGTCATTATCGTGAAGGGGGTCAACATCTATAACGATTTCTACACGCCGTTCCTGTATATGCCGAAGACCGATCTTCAGGTCATATCCACCGCTCTGTTCAAATTCAAGGGGCCATTCGGATCACAGTGGGAAGTCATCAGCGCGGGGATCATGATCGCCATTATTCCAACGATGATCGTCTTCCTGCTGCTACAGAAGTACATCTACAATGGCTTCGCGCAAGGATCTGTTAAATAA
- a CDS encoding carbohydrate ABC transporter permease, producing the protein MKYLKISNWGYSAQRIFIICAFSIIPLALLFTFAYLPVINMFKYSFTDWNGYSKRFDYVGFENYTRIFSDPEYFKVFIVSLYYFVATFLQMGLALYFATILSFKIRGKNFFKGILFFPYLLNGVAIGFIFLFFFKPDGTLDTLMQAVGLGQYTQLWLGNPNIINVSLAGASVWRYMGFNFIIFLGAISSIQKDVYEASDIDGANRWQQFRHIILPSITRILQLNLILAISGAISAFDIPYIMTDGSNGSETFVIQTVHLAFKYGKLGLASAMAVVLLFIVILVTLVQRVTMKGEE; encoded by the coding sequence ATGAAATACTTGAAGATTTCGAATTGGGGTTACTCAGCGCAGCGCATATTTATCATCTGTGCCTTCTCGATCATTCCGCTGGCACTGCTGTTCACGTTTGCTTATTTACCTGTCATTAACATGTTCAAATACAGCTTCACCGATTGGAACGGATACAGCAAAAGGTTCGACTATGTCGGATTTGAGAACTACACGCGGATATTCAGTGACCCTGAATATTTTAAAGTCTTTATTGTCAGTTTGTACTACTTTGTTGCTACTTTCCTGCAAATGGGCCTGGCCCTCTACTTTGCAACCATACTGAGTTTTAAAATTCGAGGCAAAAACTTTTTCAAAGGCATATTGTTCTTCCCTTATCTGCTTAATGGTGTAGCCATCGGATTTATCTTCCTCTTTTTCTTCAAACCGGACGGTACTCTCGATACACTTATGCAGGCCGTGGGGCTTGGGCAGTACACCCAGCTCTGGCTTGGGAATCCGAACATTATTAACGTGTCGCTCGCAGGGGCATCCGTATGGAGATACATGGGTTTCAACTTCATCATCTTTCTGGGTGCGATCTCTTCCATTCAAAAGGATGTCTATGAAGCGTCGGACATTGACGGGGCCAATCGTTGGCAGCAGTTCCGCCATATCATCCTGCCGAGCATTACACGCATCCTGCAACTCAATCTGATTTTGGCGATTAGCGGCGCAATCAGTGCGTTCGATATTCCATACATTATGACCGATGGTTCCAACGGCAGTGAGACCTTTGTGATCCAGACCGTTCACTTGGCATTTAAGTACGGCAAGCTGGGATTGGCATCGGCAATGGCGGTTGTGCTGCTGTTTATCGTCATTCTCGTTACGCTCGTTCAGCGTGTCACCATGAAAGGGGAGGAATGA
- a CDS encoding ABC transporter substrate-binding protein, with amino-acid sequence MRKNKGWMLLLTLLLITSLLAACSSGGGSSQAGEEISTDPADIKGEITVLTQRTDIVDTVFKDYAAEFNKEYPDVKVNFQALADYEGQVKIRMSTKDYGDVLMIPTSVPIADIPDFFEPLGTYDELKDKYTGIEERMVDGQVYGIPTVITFSGIIYNKQVFKDAGITEVPKTPEQFQAALQLVKDNTEAIPLYTNYASGWALTQWEADLPTVAGSVDYVNIDQPNTDENFVAGKPHYELYKVLYDAAKNGLIEKDPTTTDWESSKADLANGKIATMALGSWAITQIQGLTDTPDNIGFLPFPTNASDVVVPLAADYNIGMNVNSENKPAAKAWIDWFLAKSNYAVEQGGGMSADKNAELPPILDQYKDVTFSTLTPAKEGQEGLVDKIDNEGEIGLWQPDFKKRIIEAGIGNRSESYDDIMKDLNDKWVKARAELAK; translated from the coding sequence TTGAGAAAAAACAAAGGTTGGATGCTTCTGCTTACCCTGCTGCTCATTACTTCTCTGCTCGCAGCTTGCTCTTCCGGAGGTGGCTCTTCACAAGCAGGAGAGGAGATTAGCACGGACCCGGCGGATATCAAGGGTGAAATTACTGTTCTAACTCAACGGACGGATATAGTTGATACCGTATTCAAAGATTACGCTGCGGAGTTCAATAAGGAATACCCTGATGTAAAAGTAAACTTCCAGGCACTGGCCGACTACGAAGGACAAGTGAAAATCCGTATGAGCACCAAAGATTACGGGGATGTGCTGATGATCCCTACCAGCGTACCCATTGCCGACATCCCGGACTTTTTCGAACCGCTGGGTACGTATGATGAGTTGAAAGACAAGTACACAGGGATTGAAGAACGCATGGTAGACGGCCAAGTTTATGGTATCCCTACGGTCATCACGTTCTCCGGAATTATCTATAACAAACAGGTATTCAAGGACGCTGGCATTACGGAAGTGCCAAAAACACCTGAGCAATTCCAGGCTGCGCTCCAACTGGTGAAAGACAATACGGAGGCAATTCCACTGTACACCAACTATGCCTCCGGTTGGGCTTTGACGCAGTGGGAAGCGGATCTGCCGACGGTTGCAGGCAGCGTGGACTACGTTAACATTGATCAACCGAACACAGATGAGAACTTTGTGGCTGGCAAGCCGCACTATGAATTGTACAAAGTGCTTTATGACGCTGCCAAAAATGGCCTGATCGAGAAAGATCCAACCACAACCGACTGGGAAAGCTCCAAGGCTGACCTTGCGAACGGCAAAATTGCAACGATGGCTCTTGGATCATGGGCGATTACGCAAATTCAAGGCTTGACGGATACACCGGATAATATCGGATTCTTGCCATTCCCTACCAATGCAAGTGATGTAGTCGTTCCACTCGCTGCAGACTATAACATCGGCATGAACGTGAACAGTGAGAACAAACCTGCTGCAAAAGCGTGGATTGACTGGTTCCTTGCGAAATCAAACTATGCGGTTGAGCAAGGTGGAGGTATGAGCGCAGACAAAAATGCAGAATTGCCACCGATCTTGGATCAATACAAAGACGTTACATTCTCCACATTGACTCCTGCCAAAGAAGGACAGGAAGGTCTCGTTGACAAAATCGACAACGAAGGCGAGATCGGCCTCTGGCAGCCTGACTTTAAGAAACGCATTATCGAAGCAGGCATCGGTAACCGCAGCGAATCGTATGACGACATCATGAAGGACCTGAATGACAAATGGGTAAAAGCACGTGCAGAACTTGCGAAATAA
- a CDS encoding AGE family epimerase/isomerase, translating into MTHTNDIKTEIKEHWEGHILPFWSALKDHTNGGFYGWVGNDLQVDPLAPKGGIATARQLWSFAAAYRVTGDEIWRDHAEHAYRFLVDHVMDTEYGGMYWMVDAKGEPLDTSKHVYTQSFGVYSLSEYYRATGDASALELAKTLFALIEDQGLNAELPAYKEQFDRCWNEQANEMLSENGVIADYTMNTHIHVLEAYTSLYRVWPDQQVKAALERLLGILYKRVYDINTKFLGVFFNKDWESIIDLRSFGHDIEASWLIDEALKTLGLEQHPEYSAMVTDIAYNISNVAVQTDGSLINEQEGEHVDETRIWWVQAEAMVGFYNAYQRTGDPLFLERVERLWTYTKEHIIDHRAGGEWYWSVDGDGTPDQSEIAGPWKCPYHNSRFCIELIERMG; encoded by the coding sequence ATGACTCACACCAATGACATCAAGACTGAAATAAAGGAACACTGGGAAGGACATATTTTGCCATTCTGGTCTGCCCTCAAAGATCATACCAACGGCGGTTTCTACGGCTGGGTCGGCAATGACCTTCAGGTCGATCCACTCGCCCCCAAAGGCGGAATCGCTACGGCACGACAATTATGGTCCTTTGCAGCAGCATACCGGGTGACCGGAGATGAAATCTGGCGTGATCATGCGGAGCACGCTTACCGTTTTCTCGTAGATCATGTGATGGATACGGAGTATGGCGGCATGTACTGGATGGTGGATGCCAAAGGAGAACCACTGGACACGAGCAAACATGTATACACGCAATCCTTCGGCGTGTATTCACTCAGCGAGTACTATCGCGCAACTGGCGATGCATCGGCATTGGAGTTAGCGAAAACGCTTTTTGCCCTGATTGAGGATCAAGGCCTGAATGCCGAACTACCTGCATACAAGGAACAATTCGACCGCTGCTGGAATGAACAGGCCAATGAAATGCTGAGCGAAAACGGCGTAATTGCGGATTATACGATGAATACGCATATTCATGTGCTGGAGGCTTACACCTCGCTCTACCGCGTATGGCCGGATCAGCAAGTGAAAGCAGCATTGGAACGCCTGCTTGGGATTTTGTATAAACGGGTGTATGACATAAACACCAAGTTTCTGGGGGTGTTTTTCAACAAGGATTGGGAATCCATCATCGATCTACGCTCGTTCGGACATGACATTGAAGCCAGCTGGCTGATTGACGAAGCATTGAAAACACTGGGTTTGGAGCAGCATCCGGAGTATTCAGCGATGGTTACAGATATTGCCTATAACATTTCCAACGTGGCCGTGCAGACCGATGGCTCTCTGATAAATGAGCAAGAGGGTGAACACGTCGATGAGACGCGGATATGGTGGGTTCAGGCAGAGGCGATGGTCGGCTTCTATAACGCGTATCAGCGTACAGGTGATCCATTGTTTCTGGAGAGAGTGGAGCGTTTGTGGACGTATACGAAGGAACATATTATCGATCATCGCGCTGGTGGGGAATGGTACTGGTCGGTAGACGGGGACGGCACACCGGATCAAAGCGAAATCGCTGGACCGTGGAAATGTCCGTATCACAATAGCAGGTTTTGCATCGAACTAATCGAGAGGATGGGATAA
- a CDS encoding glycoside hydrolase family 130 protein produces MIHPKYNALLEQQEQLLTRQNEIDSSFYNGVYDRYRYPVITRHHVPLHWRFDLDESTNPHFMERLGINATLNPGAIYFNGKYVMVIRTEGLDRKSIFALAESDNGIDGFRFTGKPLVWEDIDADETNQYDMRLVQHEDGWVYGIYCSERKDPKAPAFDTSSAVAQAGLVRTRDLVSWERLPNIATNSPQQRNVVLHPEFVDGKYAFYTRPQDGFISTGSGGGIAFGLCEDILNPVIAEETIIDERKYHTVYEVKNGQGPAPLKTERGWIHIAHGVRNTAAGLRYVLYTFATDLNDPARIIAKPGGHFIAPYDDERVGDVSNVIFCNGAVVNEQGEVFIYYASSDTRCHVATTTLDKLVDYTFNTPADPYRSLDCASQRGDLIERNEKLLHKQLV; encoded by the coding sequence ATGATACACCCTAAATACAATGCATTGCTGGAGCAGCAGGAGCAACTTCTTACGCGCCAAAATGAAATTGATTCTTCTTTCTACAACGGCGTATATGATCGGTACCGTTATCCGGTGATCACACGCCATCATGTGCCGCTGCACTGGAGATTTGATCTGGACGAATCGACTAACCCCCATTTCATGGAGCGTCTGGGTATTAACGCTACGCTGAATCCGGGTGCCATCTATTTCAATGGAAAATATGTGATGGTCATCCGAACCGAGGGCTTGGACCGCAAATCCATCTTTGCCCTGGCTGAGAGTGATAACGGCATTGACGGATTCCGTTTCACAGGCAAGCCATTGGTATGGGAAGATATCGATGCTGACGAAACCAACCAGTATGATATGCGATTGGTTCAGCATGAAGATGGCTGGGTCTATGGTATCTACTGCTCGGAGCGCAAAGACCCGAAAGCTCCGGCATTCGATACATCCAGTGCCGTAGCCCAGGCTGGGCTTGTCCGGACTCGCGATCTGGTCAGCTGGGAACGTCTGCCCAACATTGCGACCAACTCACCACAACAACGGAATGTGGTATTGCATCCGGAATTTGTGGATGGCAAATATGCGTTCTATACACGCCCACAGGACGGATTCATCTCCACAGGCAGCGGCGGCGGGATCGCCTTCGGTCTGTGTGAGGATATTCTGAATCCGGTCATTGCAGAAGAAACCATTATCGATGAACGCAAATACCATACCGTATATGAAGTGAAAAATGGTCAGGGTCCTGCTCCGCTCAAAACGGAACGCGGCTGGATTCACATTGCCCACGGAGTACGCAACACAGCAGCTGGGCTGCGTTATGTGCTGTACACGTTCGCCACGGATCTGAATGATCCGGCACGCATCATCGCCAAACCGGGCGGGCATTTCATTGCGCCTTATGACGACGAGCGTGTAGGCGATGTGTCCAATGTTATTTTCTGCAACGGTGCGGTAGTCAATGAACAGGGTGAGGTCTTCATCTATTATGCATCCAGCGATACCCGCTGCCATGTGGCAACAACGACGCTTGATAAACTGGTCGATTACACCTTCAATACCCCGGCCGATCCGTATCGTTCCCTGGATTGCGCCAGCCAGCGCGGTGACCTCATCGAGCGGAATGAGAAGCTTTTGCACAAACAATTGGTTTAA